A single genomic interval of Oryzias latipes chromosome 3, ASM223467v1 harbors:
- the LOC101168604 gene encoding lamin-L(III), with protein sequence MASATSTPAARGGRRGACSPSPGQPPRVQERGELRHLNDRLANYIQRVQELEQEKGAMLLRLQEQEEATARETRGVRRLYEEELADVRRALDELAAERARLQIEQGNQREDILKLQSRNQKKENDLAAAVTQRRKVEAVLSSKEAENRKLLSENGRLGGEVADLQVQLENAERLLAETKNQLSSEILRRVEMENQVQTLKEQLELQKNISRQEILEVRSRQETRLVEVESGRRREFESKLAETMQQLREDHTLQLQQYKEAMEKTFSTKLQNAQQAAEENGVSVSTAREELEASREKLESLRSQLQQNQKDKLVLEERFQELQRTLDQERDAWQQRLSLKERELLSMRTQMNSQLENHQNLLDVKLALDMEINAYRKMLEVEEQRLQLSPTPPRHTSVARVQEHHQLRGKKRKHEEATRSSPAYKICRRSTRKGGVTVAEVDVGGKYVQIQNNSDQEQPLGGWVVRRVYPHSGDVSFQFPPSCVLAGGQTLTIWSSGAADEAEPGDMVLENNGSWGAVGDMRVVLLNPSHEEESDCRVSVQTGDEDDLDFDDVFIAGSDGRHFHRKELSKEASCAVM encoded by the exons ATGGCCTCCGCCACCTCCACCCCCGCCGCGCGCGGCGGCCGCCGAGGCGCCTGCAGCCCCAGCCCGGGCCAGCCGCCCCGCGTCCAGGAGCGGGGGGAACTGCGGCACCTCAACGACCGCCTGGCCAACTACATCCAGCGGGTccaggagctggagcaggagaaGGGCGCCATGCTGCTGCGGCtgcaggagcaggaggaggccaCCGCCCGGGAGACGCGCGGCGTGCGGCGGCTGTACGAGGAGGAGCTGGCCGACGTCCGCCGCGCGCTGGACGAGCTGGCGGCGGAGCGGGCCCGCCTGCAGATAGAGCAGGGAAACCAGCGCGAGGACATCCTGAAGCTGCAGAGCAG GAACCAGAAGAAGGAGAACGATCTGGCGGCCGCCGTGACTCAGAGGAGGAAAGTGGAGGCCGTCCTGAGCTCCAAGGAGGCGGAGAACCGGAAACTGCTGTCGGAGAACGGGAGACTCGGCGGCGAGGTGGCCGACCTGCAGGTCCAGCTGGAAAAC GCGGAGCGTTTGCTGGCCGAGACGAAGAACCAGCTGAGTTCTGAGATCCTAAGACGGGTGGAAATGGAGAACCAGGTCCAAACGCTGAAGGAACAGCTGGAACTCCAGAAGAACATCAGCAGACAG GAGATCCTGGAGGTCCGGAGCCGGCAGGAGACCCGTCTGGTGGAGGTGGAGTCGGGACGACGGCGAGAGTTCGAGAGCAAACTGGCGGAGACCATGCAGCAGCTGCGAGAAGACCACACCCTCCAACTGCAGCAGTACAAGGAGGCCATGGAGAAGACCTTCAGCACCAAG ctgcAGAACGCCCAGCAGGCCGCCGAGGAGAACGGCGTCTCCGTGTCGACCGCCAGAGAGGAGCTGGAGGCCTCCAGGGAGAAGCTGGAGTCGCTCCGCTCGCagctccagcagaaccagaaagAC AAACTGGTTCTGGAAGAACGGTtccaggagctgcagaggaCTCTGGACCAGGAGCGGGACGCCTGGCAGCAGAGGTTGAGTCTGAAGGAGCGGGAGCTGCTGAGCATGAGAACCCAGATGAACAGCCAGctggagaaccaccagaacctccTGGATGTCAAGCTGGCTCTGGACATGGAGATCAACGCCTACAGGAAGATGCTGGAGGTGGAGGAGCAGAG GTTGCAGCTGTCTCCCACCCCCCCCAGGCACACCAGCGTTGCTCGCGTTCAGGAGCACCACCAGCTCCGCGGGAAGAAGAGGAAACACGAAGAAGCCACCAGAAGTTCTCCTGCCTACAAGATATGCCGCCGGTCCACGAGGAAAGGAGGCGTGACGGTGGCCGAGGTGGACGTGGGCGGGAAATACGTTCAAATCCAGAACAACTCTGACCAG gAGCAGCCGCTCGGTGGTTGGGTCGTTCGCCGCGTCTATCCACATTCTGGAGACGTCTCTTTCCAATTCCCCCCGTCCTGCGTCCTTGCTGGGGGGCAGACCCTCACC ATCTGGTCCTCAGGAGCAGCAGATGAAGCGGAGCCCGGAGACATGGTGCTGGAGAACAACGGGTCGTGGGGGGCCGTCGGTGACATGAGGGTCGTCCTGCTGAACCCCAGCCATGAG GAGGAGTCCGACTGCCGGGTGAGCGTCCAGACCGGAGACGAGGACGACCTCGACTTTGACGACGTCTTCATCGCAGGAAGTGACGGCCGGCACTTCCACCGGAAG GAACTCTCCAAGGAGGCCAGCTGTGCCGTCATgtga
- the LOC101168849 gene encoding gap junction delta-2 protein-like: protein MTEWTLLKRLLDAVHHHSTMIGRLWLTVMVIFRLLIVAVATEEVYTDEQEMFVCNTLQPGCSTVCYDAFAPISQPRFWVFHIISVSTPSLCFIIYTWHSLSKPPHRRAPYDRSCDSDSCSVPSHKHLGHSLEDVLDHQGGDPAGPRTSGGVLSKCYVLHVCLRALLEVVFVVAQWKLFGFRVPVHFLCRSQPCSQPVDCFVSRPTEKTVFLLFMFAVGVFCVFLNLLELNHLGWKKIRRAARLKEGGAWGGRAARKGGYHPFPSDSPSLTSTASLPALDLVGGQQPDWTCAVSFSSEPPGRPERQRGENSPPKNKKGAQTRSAEVWI, encoded by the coding sequence ATGACGGAGTGGACTCTCCTCAAACGCCTGCTGGACGCCGTCCACCATCACTCCACCATGATTGGCCGTCTGTGGCTCACCGTCATGGTCATCTTCAGGCTGCTCATCGTCGCCGTGGCGACCGAGGAAGTGTACACGGACGAGCAGGAGATGTTTGTGTGCAACACGCTGCAGCCGGGATGCTCCACCGTCTGCTACGACGCCTTCGCCCCCATCTCGCAGCCGCGCTTCTGGGTCTTCCACATCATCAGCGTGTCCACGCCGTCGCTCTGCTTCATCATCTACACCTGGCACAGTCTGTCCAAGCCGCCGCACCGCCGCGCGCCGTACGACCGCAGCTGCGACTCCGACAGCTGCTCCGTCCCCTCCCACAAACACCTGGGACACAGTCTGGAGGATGTTCTGGACCACCAGGGGGGGGACCCGGCAGGACCCCGGACCTCAGGGGGGGTCCTGTCCAAATGCTACGTGCTCCACGTGTGCCTGCGAGCTCTGCTGGAGGTGGTGTTCGTGGTGGCGCAGTGGAAGCTCTTCGGGTTCCGGGTTCCGGTCCACTTCCTGTGCCGGTCGCAGCCCTGCAGCCAGCCGGTGGACTGCTTCGTGTCCAGACCCACGGAGAAGACCGTCTTCCTGCTCTTCATGTTCGCCGTGGGCGTCTTCTGCGTCTTCCTCAACCTGCTGGAGCTCAACCACCTGGGCTGGAAGAAGATCCGGCGGGCGGCCCGTCTGAAGGAGGGGGGGGCGTGGGGGGGCCGCGCCGCCAGGAAGGGGGGGTACCACCCCTTTCCCTCCGACAGCCCGTCCCTCACCAGCACCGCCTCCCTGCCCGCGCTGGACCTGGTGGGGGGCCAGCAGCCGGACTGGACCTGCGCCGTGAGCTTTTCCTCAGAACCACCAGGGAGGCCGGAGCGCCAGAGGGGGGAGAACTCCCCCCCAAAGAACAAGAAAGGAGCACAGACGAGGAGCGCCGAGGTCTGGATCTAG
- the LOC101169096 gene encoding endophilin-A3 isoform X2, with translation MSMAGLRKQLHKASQLFSEKINGVEGTKHDQNFLEMERKMEVTHKGLADLLSRTTEFLQPNPASRAKLNMLNTVSKIRGQVKTTGYPQTEGMLGDCMVRHGYELGEDSAFGGALVDVGEAMRQMGDLKDSLDINVKQKFLDPLQNLQDSDLKEITHHLKKLEGRRLDFDYKKKRQGKIPDEEIRQAGEKFEESKELAERSMFYFLENEVEQLRQLSGLVEAALDYHRQSAEVLQVLSRKLQKRISTASGRPRGGFKSRRSSVECLDGGQRSSLTHCSSLKSTGHMTSAALSWPESPPSRGDFPAEGEVPDQPCCRALYDFDPENDGELGFREGDTIILANQLDQNWYEGMINGDAGFFPVNYVEVIIPLPQ, from the exons ATGTCCATGGCAGGACTGAGGAAACAGCTCCACAAAGCCAGCCAG CTTTTCAGTGAGAAGATCAATGGAGTGGAGGGAACAAAACATGACCAGAACTTTTTGGAAATGGAGAGG AAGATGGAGGTGACCCACAAAGGTCTGGCTGACCTTCTGTCCAGGACCACAGAGTTCCTGCAGCCAAACCCCG CTTCCAGAGCCAAACTGAACATGCTGAACACGGTCTCAAAGATCAGAGGTCAAGTGAAGACCACAGGTTACCCTCAGACAGAAGGCATGCTGGGAGACTGCATGGTCCGCCACGGATACGAGCTGGGCGAGGACTCCGCGTTTG GAGGCGCTCTGGTGGACGTGGGAGAGGCCATGCGACAGATGGGGGACTTGAAAGACTCCCTTGACATAAACGTCAAACAAAAGTTCCTCGACCCGCTGCAGAATCTGCAGGACAGCGACCTGAAAGAGATCACG CACCACCTGAAGAAGCTCGAGGGCCGCAGGTTAGATTTTGACTACAAGAAGAAGCGGCAGGGAAAAATCCCAGACGAGGAGATCCGGCAGGCCGGGGAAAAGTTTGAGGAGAGCAAAGAGCTGGCAGAGAGGAGCATGTTCTACTTCCTGGAGAACGAG GTGGAGCAGCTGAGACAGTTGTCGGGGCTGGTGGAGGCGGCTTTGGACTACCACCGGCAGTCCGCTGAAGTTCTGCAGGTGCTCAGCAGGAAGCTGCAGAAGAG GATCTCCACGGCCAGCGGCCGGCCCCGGGGAGGGTTCAAGTCCAGACGGAGCAGCGTGGAGTGTCTGGACGGCGGTCAGCGCAGCAGCCTGACCCACTGCTCCTCACTCAAGTCCACCG GTCACATGACCTCCGCCGCCCTTTCGTGGCCAGAGAGCCCCCCCAGCAGAGGCGACTTTCCGG CAGAGGGGGAGGTCCCGGATCAGCCGTGCTGCCGCGCCCTGTACGACTTTGACCCCGAGAACGACGGCGAGCTGGGCTTCAGGGAGGGGGACACCATCATCCTCGCCAACCAGCTGGATCAGAACTGGTACGAGGGCATGATCAACGGAGACGCCGGCTTCTTCCCCGTCAACTACGTAGAGGTCATCATCCCCCTCCCTCAGTGA
- the LOC101169096 gene encoding endophilin-A3 isoform X4 yields MSMAGLRKQLHKASQLFSEKINGVEGTKHDQNFLEMERKMEVTHKGLADLLSRTTEFLQPNPASRAKLNMLNTVSKIRGQVKTTGYPQTEGMLGDCMVRHGYELGEDSAFGGALVDVGEAMRQMGDLKDSLDINVKQKFLDPLQNLQDSDLKEITHHLKKLEGRRLDFDYKKKRQGKIPDEEIRQAGEKFEESKELAERSMFYFLENEVEQLRQLSGLVEAALDYHRQSAEVLQVLSRKLQKRISTASGRPRGGFKSRRSSVECLDGGQRSSLTHCSSLKSTGHMTSAALSWPESPPSRGDFPEGEVPDQPCCRALYDFDPENDGELGFREGDTIILANQLDQNWYEGMINGDAGFFPVNYVEVIIPLPQ; encoded by the exons ATGTCCATGGCAGGACTGAGGAAACAGCTCCACAAAGCCAGCCAG CTTTTCAGTGAGAAGATCAATGGAGTGGAGGGAACAAAACATGACCAGAACTTTTTGGAAATGGAGAGG AAGATGGAGGTGACCCACAAAGGTCTGGCTGACCTTCTGTCCAGGACCACAGAGTTCCTGCAGCCAAACCCCG CTTCCAGAGCCAAACTGAACATGCTGAACACGGTCTCAAAGATCAGAGGTCAAGTGAAGACCACAGGTTACCCTCAGACAGAAGGCATGCTGGGAGACTGCATGGTCCGCCACGGATACGAGCTGGGCGAGGACTCCGCGTTTG GAGGCGCTCTGGTGGACGTGGGAGAGGCCATGCGACAGATGGGGGACTTGAAAGACTCCCTTGACATAAACGTCAAACAAAAGTTCCTCGACCCGCTGCAGAATCTGCAGGACAGCGACCTGAAAGAGATCACG CACCACCTGAAGAAGCTCGAGGGCCGCAGGTTAGATTTTGACTACAAGAAGAAGCGGCAGGGAAAAATCCCAGACGAGGAGATCCGGCAGGCCGGGGAAAAGTTTGAGGAGAGCAAAGAGCTGGCAGAGAGGAGCATGTTCTACTTCCTGGAGAACGAG GTGGAGCAGCTGAGACAGTTGTCGGGGCTGGTGGAGGCGGCTTTGGACTACCACCGGCAGTCCGCTGAAGTTCTGCAGGTGCTCAGCAGGAAGCTGCAGAAGAG GATCTCCACGGCCAGCGGCCGGCCCCGGGGAGGGTTCAAGTCCAGACGGAGCAGCGTGGAGTGTCTGGACGGCGGTCAGCGCAGCAGCCTGACCCACTGCTCCTCACTCAAGTCCACCG GTCACATGACCTCCGCCGCCCTTTCGTGGCCAGAGAGCCCCCCCAGCAGAGGCGACTTTCCGG AGGGGGAGGTCCCGGATCAGCCGTGCTGCCGCGCCCTGTACGACTTTGACCCCGAGAACGACGGCGAGCTGGGCTTCAGGGAGGGGGACACCATCATCCTCGCCAACCAGCTGGATCAGAACTGGTACGAGGGCATGATCAACGGAGACGCCGGCTTCTTCCCCGTCAACTACGTAGAGGTCATCATCCCCCTCCCTCAGTGA
- the LOC101169096 gene encoding endophilin-A3 isoform X3 gives MSMAGLRKQLHKASQLFSEKINGVEGTKHDQNFLEMERKMEVTHKGLADLLSRTTEFLQPNPASRAKLNMLNTVSKIRGQVKTTGYPQTEGMLGDCMVRHGYELGEDSAFGGALVDVGEAMRQMGDLKDSLDINVKQKFLDPLQNLQDSDLKEITHHLKKLEGRRLDFDYKKKRQGKIPDEEIRQAGEKFEESKELAERSMFYFLENEVEQLRQLSGLVEAALDYHRQSAEVLQVLSRKLQKRISTASGRPRGGFKSRRSSVECLDGGQRSSLTHCSSLKSTAGHMTSAALSWPESPPSRGDFPEGEVPDQPCCRALYDFDPENDGELGFREGDTIILANQLDQNWYEGMINGDAGFFPVNYVEVIIPLPQ, from the exons ATGTCCATGGCAGGACTGAGGAAACAGCTCCACAAAGCCAGCCAG CTTTTCAGTGAGAAGATCAATGGAGTGGAGGGAACAAAACATGACCAGAACTTTTTGGAAATGGAGAGG AAGATGGAGGTGACCCACAAAGGTCTGGCTGACCTTCTGTCCAGGACCACAGAGTTCCTGCAGCCAAACCCCG CTTCCAGAGCCAAACTGAACATGCTGAACACGGTCTCAAAGATCAGAGGTCAAGTGAAGACCACAGGTTACCCTCAGACAGAAGGCATGCTGGGAGACTGCATGGTCCGCCACGGATACGAGCTGGGCGAGGACTCCGCGTTTG GAGGCGCTCTGGTGGACGTGGGAGAGGCCATGCGACAGATGGGGGACTTGAAAGACTCCCTTGACATAAACGTCAAACAAAAGTTCCTCGACCCGCTGCAGAATCTGCAGGACAGCGACCTGAAAGAGATCACG CACCACCTGAAGAAGCTCGAGGGCCGCAGGTTAGATTTTGACTACAAGAAGAAGCGGCAGGGAAAAATCCCAGACGAGGAGATCCGGCAGGCCGGGGAAAAGTTTGAGGAGAGCAAAGAGCTGGCAGAGAGGAGCATGTTCTACTTCCTGGAGAACGAG GTGGAGCAGCTGAGACAGTTGTCGGGGCTGGTGGAGGCGGCTTTGGACTACCACCGGCAGTCCGCTGAAGTTCTGCAGGTGCTCAGCAGGAAGCTGCAGAAGAG GATCTCCACGGCCAGCGGCCGGCCCCGGGGAGGGTTCAAGTCCAGACGGAGCAGCGTGGAGTGTCTGGACGGCGGTCAGCGCAGCAGCCTGACCCACTGCTCCTCACTCAAGTCCACCG CAG GTCACATGACCTCCGCCGCCCTTTCGTGGCCAGAGAGCCCCCCCAGCAGAGGCGACTTTCCGG AGGGGGAGGTCCCGGATCAGCCGTGCTGCCGCGCCCTGTACGACTTTGACCCCGAGAACGACGGCGAGCTGGGCTTCAGGGAGGGGGACACCATCATCCTCGCCAACCAGCTGGATCAGAACTGGTACGAGGGCATGATCAACGGAGACGCCGGCTTCTTCCCCGTCAACTACGTAGAGGTCATCATCCCCCTCCCTCAGTGA
- the LOC101169096 gene encoding endophilin-A3 isoform X1, with protein sequence MSMAGLRKQLHKASQLFSEKINGVEGTKHDQNFLEMERKMEVTHKGLADLLSRTTEFLQPNPASRAKLNMLNTVSKIRGQVKTTGYPQTEGMLGDCMVRHGYELGEDSAFGGALVDVGEAMRQMGDLKDSLDINVKQKFLDPLQNLQDSDLKEITHHLKKLEGRRLDFDYKKKRQGKIPDEEIRQAGEKFEESKELAERSMFYFLENEVEQLRQLSGLVEAALDYHRQSAEVLQVLSRKLQKRISTASGRPRGGFKSRRSSVECLDGGQRSSLTHCSSLKSTAGHMTSAALSWPESPPSRGDFPAEGEVPDQPCCRALYDFDPENDGELGFREGDTIILANQLDQNWYEGMINGDAGFFPVNYVEVIIPLPQ encoded by the exons ATGTCCATGGCAGGACTGAGGAAACAGCTCCACAAAGCCAGCCAG CTTTTCAGTGAGAAGATCAATGGAGTGGAGGGAACAAAACATGACCAGAACTTTTTGGAAATGGAGAGG AAGATGGAGGTGACCCACAAAGGTCTGGCTGACCTTCTGTCCAGGACCACAGAGTTCCTGCAGCCAAACCCCG CTTCCAGAGCCAAACTGAACATGCTGAACACGGTCTCAAAGATCAGAGGTCAAGTGAAGACCACAGGTTACCCTCAGACAGAAGGCATGCTGGGAGACTGCATGGTCCGCCACGGATACGAGCTGGGCGAGGACTCCGCGTTTG GAGGCGCTCTGGTGGACGTGGGAGAGGCCATGCGACAGATGGGGGACTTGAAAGACTCCCTTGACATAAACGTCAAACAAAAGTTCCTCGACCCGCTGCAGAATCTGCAGGACAGCGACCTGAAAGAGATCACG CACCACCTGAAGAAGCTCGAGGGCCGCAGGTTAGATTTTGACTACAAGAAGAAGCGGCAGGGAAAAATCCCAGACGAGGAGATCCGGCAGGCCGGGGAAAAGTTTGAGGAGAGCAAAGAGCTGGCAGAGAGGAGCATGTTCTACTTCCTGGAGAACGAG GTGGAGCAGCTGAGACAGTTGTCGGGGCTGGTGGAGGCGGCTTTGGACTACCACCGGCAGTCCGCTGAAGTTCTGCAGGTGCTCAGCAGGAAGCTGCAGAAGAG GATCTCCACGGCCAGCGGCCGGCCCCGGGGAGGGTTCAAGTCCAGACGGAGCAGCGTGGAGTGTCTGGACGGCGGTCAGCGCAGCAGCCTGACCCACTGCTCCTCACTCAAGTCCACCG CAG GTCACATGACCTCCGCCGCCCTTTCGTGGCCAGAGAGCCCCCCCAGCAGAGGCGACTTTCCGG CAGAGGGGGAGGTCCCGGATCAGCCGTGCTGCCGCGCCCTGTACGACTTTGACCCCGAGAACGACGGCGAGCTGGGCTTCAGGGAGGGGGACACCATCATCCTCGCCAACCAGCTGGATCAGAACTGGTACGAGGGCATGATCAACGGAGACGCCGGCTTCTTCCCCGTCAACTACGTAGAGGTCATCATCCCCCTCCCTCAGTGA
- the LOC101169096 gene encoding endophilin-A3 isoform X5 yields MERKMEVTHKGLADLLSRTTEFLQPNPASRAKLNMLNTVSKIRGQVKTTGYPQTEGMLGDCMVRHGYELGEDSAFGGALVDVGEAMRQMGDLKDSLDINVKQKFLDPLQNLQDSDLKEITHHLKKLEGRRLDFDYKKKRQGKIPDEEIRQAGEKFEESKELAERSMFYFLENEVEQLRQLSGLVEAALDYHRQSAEVLQVLSRKLQKRISTASGRPRGGFKSRRSSVECLDGGQRSSLTHCSSLKSTAGHMTSAALSWPESPPSRGDFPAEGEVPDQPCCRALYDFDPENDGELGFREGDTIILANQLDQNWYEGMINGDAGFFPVNYVEVIIPLPQ; encoded by the exons ATGGAGAGG AAGATGGAGGTGACCCACAAAGGTCTGGCTGACCTTCTGTCCAGGACCACAGAGTTCCTGCAGCCAAACCCCG CTTCCAGAGCCAAACTGAACATGCTGAACACGGTCTCAAAGATCAGAGGTCAAGTGAAGACCACAGGTTACCCTCAGACAGAAGGCATGCTGGGAGACTGCATGGTCCGCCACGGATACGAGCTGGGCGAGGACTCCGCGTTTG GAGGCGCTCTGGTGGACGTGGGAGAGGCCATGCGACAGATGGGGGACTTGAAAGACTCCCTTGACATAAACGTCAAACAAAAGTTCCTCGACCCGCTGCAGAATCTGCAGGACAGCGACCTGAAAGAGATCACG CACCACCTGAAGAAGCTCGAGGGCCGCAGGTTAGATTTTGACTACAAGAAGAAGCGGCAGGGAAAAATCCCAGACGAGGAGATCCGGCAGGCCGGGGAAAAGTTTGAGGAGAGCAAAGAGCTGGCAGAGAGGAGCATGTTCTACTTCCTGGAGAACGAG GTGGAGCAGCTGAGACAGTTGTCGGGGCTGGTGGAGGCGGCTTTGGACTACCACCGGCAGTCCGCTGAAGTTCTGCAGGTGCTCAGCAGGAAGCTGCAGAAGAG GATCTCCACGGCCAGCGGCCGGCCCCGGGGAGGGTTCAAGTCCAGACGGAGCAGCGTGGAGTGTCTGGACGGCGGTCAGCGCAGCAGCCTGACCCACTGCTCCTCACTCAAGTCCACCG CAG GTCACATGACCTCCGCCGCCCTTTCGTGGCCAGAGAGCCCCCCCAGCAGAGGCGACTTTCCGG CAGAGGGGGAGGTCCCGGATCAGCCGTGCTGCCGCGCCCTGTACGACTTTGACCCCGAGAACGACGGCGAGCTGGGCTTCAGGGAGGGGGACACCATCATCCTCGCCAACCAGCTGGATCAGAACTGGTACGAGGGCATGATCAACGGAGACGCCGGCTTCTTCCCCGTCAACTACGTAGAGGTCATCATCCCCCTCCCTCAGTGA